Proteins encoded by one window of Arachis ipaensis cultivar K30076 chromosome B04, Araip1.1, whole genome shotgun sequence:
- the LOC107635497 gene encoding ATP sulfurylase 2: MSLSIKLHVTTSHLNYLNHHAKTNTNTSTSNIRTKPIYTSNPLIITTSRSRKMSLGCYGAPFIKSSLIEPDGGALVDLVVSESQRGPKILEAEALPKVKLTKIDIEWVHVISEGWASPLRGFMREDEYLQSLHFNALRLKGNGSLVNMSLPIVLAIDDQTKEKIGNSSNVGLLGPSGDCIAILRSIEIYKHNKEERIARTWGTIAAGLPYVEEAITPAGNWLLGGDLEVLKPIKYNDGLDNYRLSPKQLREEFDRREADAVFAFQLRNPVHNGHALLMNDTRKGLLEMGYKNPILLLHPLGGFTKADDVPLSVRMEQHSKVLEDGVLDPETTIVAIFPSPMHYAGPTEVQWHAKARINAGANFYIVGRDPAGMGHPTEKRDLYDPDHGKKVLSMAPGLEKLNILPFRVAAYDTSENKMAFFDPSRAKDFLFISGTKMRAYAKSGENPPDGFMCPNGWKVLLKYYESLQTEESPQQPAVLSA; this comes from the exons ATGTCTCTCTCCATTAAGTTACATGTAACAACTTCCCATCTAAATTACCTCAACCACCATGCCAAAACCAACACCAACACTAGCACAagtaacattagaaccaaaccaATTTACACTTCCAACCCATTGATCATAACAACTAGTAGGTCTAGAAAAATGAGCTTAGGCTGCTATGGTGCACCCTTTATTAAGAGCTCATTGATTGAGCCAGATGGGGGTGCATTGGTGGACCTTGTGGTGTCAGAGTCTCAAAGGGGTCCTAAGATTTTGGAAGCTGAGGCACTTCCAAAGGTAAAGCTCACAAAGATTGATATAGAGTGGGTGCATGTGATTAGTGAAGGTTGGGCTAGCCCCTTGAGAGGGTTCATGAGGGAAGATGAGTACTTGCAAAGCCTTCATTTCAATGCTTTGAGGTTGAAAGGAAATGGATCTTTGGTGAACATGTCACTACCAATTGTGTTGGCAATTGATGATCAGACCAAGGAGAAAATTGGGAATTCCTCCAATGTTGGGTTGCTTGGTCCCAGTGGAGATTGCATTGCTATTCTTAGAAG CATTGAAATCTATAAGCACAACAAGGAAGAAAGAATAGCTAGAACATGGGGAACAATTGCTGCAGGGCTGCCATATGTAGAGGAGGCGATTACCCCGGCCGGAAACTGGCTTCTCGGAGGAGACTTGGAAGTGCTAAAGCCTATCAAGTACAATGATGGCCTTGATAACTACAGGCTATCTCCTAAACAACTCCGTGAGGAATTCGACCGGCGAGAAGCCGATGCAGTTTTTGCCTTTCAGTTAAGAAACCCTGTACATAATGGTCATGCCTTGTTAATGAATGATACTAGAAAGGGCCTATTGGAAATGGGatacaaaaatccaattttgtTGCTTCATCCTCTTGGTGGTTTCACAAAAGCTGATGATGTGCCTTTGAGTGTTAGAATGGAACAACATAGCAAG GTCTTAGAAGATGGAGTTCTTGATCCTGAGACCACCATAGTGGCTATATTTCCTTCACCTATGCACTATGCCGGTCCAACCGAGGTGCAGTGGCATGCCAAGGCTAGGATCAATGCTGGTGCCAACTTCTATATTGTTGGCCGCGATCCAGCTGGCATGGGACACCCAACTGAGAAAAGGGATTTATATGATCCTGATCATGGTAAAAAGGTGTTAAGCATGGCACCTGGCCTAGAAAAGCTTAATATTTTGCCATTTAGG GTAGCAGCATATGACACTAGTGAGAATAAGATGGCATTTTTCGATCCCTCTCGCGCCAAGGATTTTCTCTTCATATCCGGAACAAAG